A region of Chrysiogenia bacterium DNA encodes the following proteins:
- a CDS encoding ferrous iron transport protein A, with protein sequence MKLSELKPGQRGRVTGWDGPAPIRVMEMGVLVGTELTVSRFAPLGDPIDLKVRDYHLSIRKEEAHKIVIEPLK encoded by the coding sequence GTGAAGCTCAGCGAACTCAAACCCGGCCAGAGGGGCCGCGTGACCGGATGGGACGGCCCGGCCCCCATTCGCGTGATGGAGATGGGCGTGCTCGTGGGCACCGAGCTCACGGTCTCGCGCTTCGCCCCGCTCGGAGATCCCATCGATCTCAAGGTTCGCGACTACCACCTCTCCATCCGAAAAGAAGAAGCGCACAAGATCGTCATCGAACCACTGAAGTAA